GTGGTACTGATACGCTTAGATGGCTTCCAGAAAATAATGGATTATTTTCCGTTAAGTCAGCTTATAAATTTATCCTTAATGAATACCAAAACCAGAATGAAATTAATAATTCCACTGATGGTGTTAATCGGAAATCTTTTTGGAAAAAGTGTATCCCTCCAAGGATTCTCCACTTCTTGTGGAAGTGCATTACAAAATTTCATCCTACTAGTGACACGTTTGCTAGATATGCCAATGATAGATCTATAACTTGTCCTTTTTGTAATGATGTTGTTGAAACTATGCATCATTTATTCTTTGAATGTGATGTTTCTAAGGAAGTGTGGAATATTTGTGATAGCAGCTTAGCATCAGATGTCAGTAATGCTAATTTTGATTCATGGATTGTGAATATATTTGCTCCATCCTCTACTGTTACTATGCAGCATAATATGCAGGTTGAAGGAAAAGCGGGGGTAATCATATGGCATTTATGGAAGGCTAGGTGTAAGCTAGTCTTTGAAAATGTCCAACCTAATACGGGAAGTATTTCTAACCTGATTTCTAGATACTATAATGATTGGAGATCCAACAGTATTCCAAATACTGTTGGAAGGCTGGGTGCGCATTATGGACTTAGATCCTGGTCTACAACAACATTAACAACagaaggagttgaagctgaagcatCTCTTATGGCTGTTAGGTGGGCAAAAAAATTGGGAATACGAAAACTTCATCTGGAAAGAAATTGTAATTGTGCGATCAAAGCAATAAATGGCAAGAGATCTGCAGTCAAGTGAACTACCAATAATTGGATTGAAGACATTACTGCTCTATTATGTaattcttttgaattttggaaaTGTACTTTCGAACCTAGAGACACAAATAATGCAGCTCATAAGCTTGCGCAATATGCATCTTCTACTTTTATTAGGAATAGTTGGCTTGATGATTCGCCTAGCTGGATTAATGATATTCTGCAGCAGGATCTAAACTTTAGGTCAACCTAAATTTATCATTAAATttcttttcttattaaaaaaaaaagctcTATTGTCTCTTCTGTCTAGACTTTGCCCTAGATGCTCACATGGCTGTTTCTGACATTTAGACGACCTTGCATGAAAATTTTGGGAACACCttccatgtaattttttttttcgcacATATAGTTTTCTTAATGAAATTTATTTTGTAACACTGAATGAACGGGTTTATAAACCACACTGTAGCATAAAACATTTGAAACGAAAATCTTTTTAGAACCAATTGGTGATATCAAATTAATTATGAATCTATAGAGTTTGTAGAAGACTGTAGATAGATACTCTTATAGTGATCTCCTAGGAAATCAACCACCTTCAGTTTGCTGACGATCTCATAGTATTTTTGGATGACTCGGTAGAGCAGGTAAATAACCTAAAAAATATTCTATTTGCTTTTGAACTTATTTCTGGTTTAAAGGTAAATTTTAGAAAGAGTGCAGTAGTAGGTATTGGTAGCAGTCATAATGGAGATTTGTGTGCTGAAATCTTTGGATGTGAACTTGCTCCGTTACCTATTAACTATCCAGGTATTCCTCTAGCTAGTAAATCAAAGTGTAAACCGGCTACAGAAATTTCATGCTAAATTGGCTACTTGGAAGAAGAGATATTTGTCTAAAGGTCAAAGACTGATATTGATTAATAGTGTGCTGGAAAGTTTTCCAATTTACTACTTATCCATGTTTCAGATGCCCGTCTCTGTTTTGAAGGAAATTGAAAAAATTGTTCGATCTTTTCTTTGGGGATCCACTAATACTGTTAAGAAGAAGAGCTGGGTATCCTGGGAAAAGGCTGCTTTGCCAAAGAAGAGAGGTGGAATTGGGATAAAAAAGCTAAGACTTGTCGACAAATCTCTTCATTCCAAGTGGATTTGGAGGTATGGTACCGAAAGAAAAGCTCTTTGGAGACAAATAATCAATCAGAAGTTTGAAGGTAATCCTAATGCTTTTCTTCCAAACTCTTCTTCAAAGCCTATTGGTCATAGCTTGTGGTCTGGGATCTTAAAGGCAAAAGACCATATtttataaaactcaaaatttcaaattCAGAGTGGTAATAAGGTCTTGTTTTGGAAGGAAAAGTGGATTGGGGATAACCCTTTTCAAGTTTCTTTTAAAAGCCCTTTCAAACTCTCAAGTAAGAAGGATGCGACTATTAAGAATGTCATTTCTCCCGAGTCTTCTTGGGATTTTGTCTTTTCAAGAAATTCAAAAAAGAACACGAACTTGGCGATGTTGTTAGATTGATTCATTTACTTGGAGATCCTTCTAACATTGTGGGCGATTCAGATTTAGATGACGAGATAATTTGGGATGCTGCAGGAGGTGAGTTCTCTATTGATAATTGTTATAATTCTTTGGATGTTGATGGACTTCTTATTTTCCCTCATAAGAAATTGTGGAACAGTAAAGTCCCTTTAAAGGTGTCATTTTTGGTTTGGAATTTGTGTTTCAATGGTGCACCTACTCTTGATTTCTTAGAACAAGCTGGTAAAACGAATCATAGCAACTGCTTGATCTGTAATGAGGAGCAAGAGACAAATGTGCATTTATTGGGCTTTTTCTGATTTCGTAAGGGCTACTCTTTTGGAATGGCCTAACAAGAAGAGCAACATCATGATGAAAAAGCTTTGGGGAATGTTACCTTTTGATATTTGGTGGACAATATTGAAGGAGAGAAATGACAGGTTATATGGGGGTAGAAGCAGGAATTAGGATCAATTAATCATCTCTGTAAAATGTACTTTGTTTAACTGGGCTACCTCTACTAAACTTTTTGATGGTTTTTCTTTAAGTACTCTCATTTGTAATTGGGAAGTTGTTGTCGGAAATAACAATAGTTAGGGCTCTTTGATGTTTTATTGCCTTTTAGTTTTGTCACTGTTTTGGTGACATGACATCTAAGTTTTAATTCAATTTGCCCTTTTCTTGTCAAAAAAGATAAAATCTCATAGGAAATCCTCTTATAAGCTAATTAATTAGTTGATATTGTGCCGTACCAATGGAGTGTGCTTTATTAGTGTGAACTAATAATTGCACgaagcctagacttcaaaatggTATCTTTGCCATAGGATTAACTTGCTTCTTGGTGATGATCAACCAGAGGTGATGGAATTCCTTTTAGAGAAACCAGTACATATATACATCTCTACGTTCAATCGAACTATAAACTAGAATTTTTTTTCACTTCTGTCTCTGCAAAAATATTGGGGAAAGAATATACGGTCACGGTAGCTTAAGAAAATTTTCCATCTTGTGCGGGAGCACAATTTGACTGGCTTCAGAACCGGGCCTGGATATTCATACTTCGTGTCATTTTATTCACAATTAAATTCGTTGAAATTTGGTTATTACAGTTAGTTTATACCTTGCCCGTTTTAATTGTTTTGACCTTGCCCTATAAATCTTTACATTTAGTCCAATTAAGTTCCATTCTACTCTTTTAGTTTTAGCTCCTTTAACTTTCAATCTTACAATTAGAGCGGGCGTTGATCGTTCTGTAAAACTttgaaatatgatttttttaagCATGGGTTTATTAATGTACAATTTCTTGTGGATATGTGGTACCCACtgaatcataaaagaattaaactaGTTTTAGTTGGGATTGTCTGGTCCCAAATTTTGGTTGAGAGATCCCCCATTTGACCTCCATCAGCTGCATGATTGGCCATGACATCTGCTGCATGGTTTCCTTCTATGTAGTTGTGTTGGATAGCAGCTTGTGGGATCTGTTGCATTATAttctttatttcttcaatcatctCAGAGATGTACCAAGGCGGAGTAGTTGGCGAGGTAATGAACCGGAGGAGGTTTTCTGAATCTGTCTCGAAAAGAACTTTTGGGCATTGGCTTTCTGTGGCGGCTCTGGATGCCAAAAGTAGTGTCGATGTTTCAGCTGTTAAGGAAGTCGTAATTCCTAATGGTTGTGTCAAAGCCATCACAGTTGGATCCTCTAAGTCTCTGCATATGAATCCAGCACCTGCGAAATCTGGGTTGCCTCTTGCAGCTTCATCAGTGTTGATTTTTATCCATTTTAGGTTTGGGGTGGACCATCCCACTAAGATTGTCAATATTCTTCTCGTAGTTTTAAAGTGGTTAGATACCGGAGCGTCCCCTGGTAACACAGAGGTAGCGCTTTTAAAGCTTCAGAATACTCTTATTGTTGTTTTTGAGCCCATGCTACAATTTCTGCTGACGTTGTTTGTTTTTGACAGTATACTAGCTCATTTCTAGATAACCATAAGGTCCAGAGTAGAAAGCAACATGATGAGATGAGTGAAATTGGTGTTGATTGTTGTAAGATTTGGGAAATGGTTGTTTGAGGAGTTATAACAAGTGCGGATGTATGGTTGGAATTTGATGTGGTTGAGAGTTGCGTAATTAATGTGTTCCAATATGAAACCGTTGTTGGGCAGTGAAGCATAAGGTGATTCGCGTATTCTGGATCAGTTTTGCATTTGGGTCGGATGTTGGAGTTGGTTAGATGGATGCGATTGAGGATAACGAAGGTTGGTAATCTTTCATTGATTACTTTCCATAAGAAACGCTAAATTTATGGACATGGTAATGTCCACAAGAATTTAGTAAATGGTAAGGGGTTTTTGAGTAGGTTATTGTACTTGTTGGGTTAGCATTTGTATCCTGAAGCAGTACTCTGCTTTCCGGATTTTGAATGTGGTCAGATGATTCTGTCATGGTGTTATCTTGGGGTAGTTGGATGTTTATACTTTTTTGGGTTACCAGTTGTGGAAGAGGGTTTAATTTTTCATGTATCTAGTTGTGAGAGATCAGATCGATAATATCAGCTACCATCTGGATGGGGTAACATTGAGCTGGGTCAAACAACACCCATCGAAACGAATTGGATTCCACACTTCCCAAACCTAAATGATGGGTATTGTTTGATCATTTCCAATACGATGGAAGATAAATTGTTGCATGGAAGGGATGGAGGATGCTAATTGGAAAAGCAGGGGtcgcaatatttcgtttaggcaatctgtatggactaagtccaacatatttccaagagaatcaactagactgtcagactcaatcaaggaacatacatccaagagttatatctttatttatcaatgtaatcatcaaatcaaacatatagaaatccgcgggcctgattattatgagaaacaacttgaacaatgccaaagaccaatgttcaagtgtcaatcaatttatatcaacaaccaaaggttggattatctaattgactgaactacgcacaacctatgatatttcaattatatagaaaatataatgcgtaaaagaaataacacatacaccagaagtttttttaacgaggaaactgcaaatgcagaaaaaccccgagacctagtctagatttgaacaccacactgtattaagccgctacagactctagactactacaagttaacttcagaatggaatgtagttgagccctaaccaatctcacactgatcaaggtatagtcgcgttccttacgcctctgaatcccaacaggactctacgcacttgattcccttagctgatctccccaacaactaagagtttccacgacccaaagtagaagacttgataaacaaatctgtctcacacagaaaaatctattgaatagataaatatgtctcccacggaaatacctacgagtttttgttccgttttttgataaatcatggtgaacaggaaccaattgatacaccggacttagattcccgaagaacggcctagtaatgtcaatcacctcacaataatcttaactgtatggtagcggaacaagtgtattgtggaatcacaaagaatgagacgaagagctttgtgattacttattatcttacctatcggatattgaatctcgagaaaatcttatacgatagaacaaagtaagatcataacacgcaattACAGGGAaattagttgggtctggcttcagaatcccaatgaagtctttaagtcgttaaactataatggttttagaaaaacctaggttaaaggagaatcgactctagtcgcaactagtatcacacaggaggtgtggggattaggtttcccagttgctaaagttctcccttatataatcttcaaatcagggtttgaaatcaatgttaccttggtaacaaaaaattcaatattcatcgttagatgacaacctgattagattcaagctaatatctttcaaccgttagattgtcttagcttgtcacacacaaatgaaatgtacctatatttagatatgggtagccGTACCTACACATGTACACTtgattggctcaacaatagttaaccgaaacactttcatatcaaccttgttcatcttaatcacaactagttaaaatgactcaaattaactagttatagaggtgttcaattgtttatattctcatagaagtatacaagacacaattgaagcaaaatggattttgattcactcgaatcaattcatgaacattatagctacgttttgcaaagatcgcattccttattacataaatatatttgttcatgaataaccgattttagatacTAACcgctcaagtacgcaaacaagtacgcatacctagagttccggacttgatcTGTCTGCCAGTAtgcaaaccggtacgcatactatcgttcaCGGCCGAactcagtatgcatacgggtatgcatactatagttcccgtacttcaactgttgaatcagtacgcatacgggtatgcatactaacttcccggacttggaatatacttgcaacagttagcatacaagtacgcatattgtgctatatccaatcaatggttagttgttttaaactcccattttaatcattgaaacattcttaggagacgagaatagctgtctcatacaaaatattagcttcaaagcaattttcaattgatcaaatgatcaatacgaaacattctgagtctccatcaaatgactatctcacacaaatcatataagatgttaccaggcgattttcacatgatcatcttttgactttcgtcaagaataaaagatgaacttggttaaagagaaatcttaccaacacatatttcgagaaatatgtaagcgagttaaactcatctcgaaatatcaaatgtgtataaagtaaagtctatatagctatacgacttttgtctcaataggagatagaatagaaataaacttatgagtgatagatgagttcaagtctccacataccttttgttaatgaagttccacaagctcccattagtagttcttcgctttcaatcgatgaacaacatgaagtctaaggctcaactacacattctatcctaatccgagacatagctataagtagactagaaatcaagacttatagttttgacaactaaacttgacaaacaagcttgaaatagcaacgcttacgagttcgaccgggcaatgctctaacaccaattgCCTCCATTGGGCACTCGAGGAATATGGTATGCTCTCTATGCCCTGAAGAATCGGTTGATGTTTGAGATATTTCTCATTGCAGAGATATTCATAGATAAATTCAGGTTGATCATGAAAACTCGATATTCTTTTCATCAGAAGAGCCTTGTTATGTTCATTGCTTTTCCTGATGCCTAGTCCTCCTTCAAAGTCCTTCGAAGATTGGTTTTGTTACTTTATCCTAGCCAATAGAATGAAACTTTTTAACTGACGATtcatgtccccagaaaaaattcctggTAATACAATTTATTTGTTTGTGAACATTGACGGGTAGTGTTTGAGTTTGCATAAGATGGTTTGAGGTGTGTGTTAGTGAGGTTTAATGAGAACCATTCTTCCCGCTTGAGTTAGGAATTTTTTCATCCATCATTTTGCTTTTCACGCGAGACTTTCTAGGAGTGGTGCAAAGGTGTGATTAGATGttcttccttgtttgaattggACCCCCAAATAGATAGGAGGATTTGATGTAGCCGGCGTGTCAAAAAATTGCTACAGATCGGATCCAATCTTGGATGATGAATAATTACAAATTTGGATAATTACCTATCCCGCCGATGTTTCTTATCTTAAATCATTTTATCTTGATAACAAGAAACTCTACAAGGAACTTTATGGCAGGAAAAGG
This DNA window, taken from Papaver somniferum cultivar HN1 chromosome 3, ASM357369v1, whole genome shotgun sequence, encodes the following:
- the LOC113359790 gene encoding uncharacterized protein LOC113359790, whose protein sequence is MCTVDQLIDKENRIWNDSILEALFDNNTIKEIKKIRIPNSGTDTLRWLPENNGLFSVKSAYKFILNEYQNQNEINNSTDGVNRKSFWKKCIPPRILHFLWKCITKFHPTSDTFARYANDRSITCPFCNDVVETMHHLFFECDVSKEVWNICDSSLASDVSNANFDSWIVNIFAPSSTVTMQHNMQVEGKAGVIIWHLWKARCKLVFENVQPNTGSISNLISRYYNDWRSNSIPNTVGRLGAHYGLRSWSTTTLTTEGVEAEASLMAVRWAKKLGIRKLHLERNCNCAIKAINGKRSAVK